From a region of the Impatiens glandulifera chromosome 4, dImpGla2.1, whole genome shotgun sequence genome:
- the LOC124934560 gene encoding pollen-specific leucine-rich repeat extensin-like protein 3: protein MKSFYNPLLILSLVVITLSTDVIGRPVQKPMPAPHHSSPPVEGKPPVDVKPPSHKSPKTPHPSPPPPPTEKPMPSPPKEGKPPVDAKPPPYKSPKIPHQSPPPPPTEKLMPSPPVDVKPPSHKSPKTPHPSPPPPPTDKTMPSPPVDEKPPSHKSPKTPHSSPPPPPTDKPIPSPPVDVKPHSHKSPKTPHSPPPTSSSNHWVKPSPIQKPAQAPHHPSTPIHKPSPAPHHPSPLDEGKSWVNVRDPPISKPKHHHVMPPSPSVY, encoded by the coding sequence ATGAAATCTTTTTATAATCCCTTACTGATCCTGTCACTGGTCGTAATTACTCTCTCCACCGATGTCATCGGTAGGCCCGTACAAAAGCCTATGCCAGCTCCGCACCATTCATCACCGCCAGTTGAGGGGAAACCGCCAGTTGATGTGAAACCACCTTCCCATAAATCGCCTAAGACACCACATCCATCGCCTCCACCACCACCCACTGAGAAACCTATGCCATCACCGCCAAAAGAAGGGAAACCACCAGTTGATGCAAAACCACCTCCCTATAAATCGCCTAAGATACCACATCAATCGCCTCCTCCGCCACCCACAGAGAAGCTTATGCCATCACCACCAGTTGATGTGAAACCACCTTCCCATAAATCTCCTAAGACACCACATCCATCGCCTCCACCGCCACCCACAGATAAGACTATGCCATCACCACCAGTGGATGAGAAACCACCTTCCCATAAATCTCCTAAGACACCACATTCATCGCCTCCACCGCCACCCACAGATAAGCCTATTCCATCACCACCAGTTGATGTGAAACCACATTCCCATAAATCTCCTAAGACGCCACATTCACCGCCACCCACATCGTCGTCAAATCATTGGGTGAAACCGTCGCCCATACAGAAGCCTGCACAAGCTCCGCACCATCCATCGACGCCCATACATAAGCCTAGTCCAGCTCCGCACCATCCATCACCGCTAGATGAGGGGAAATCGTGGGTTAATGTTAGAGACCCTCCTATAAGTAAACCAAAGCATCACCACGTGATGCCGCCATCACCATCCGTTTACTAA
- the LOC124934559 gene encoding protein TRACHEARY ELEMENT DIFFERENTIATION-RELATED 7A-like yields MPAPHHSSPPVEGKPSVDVKSHSHKSPKTSHPSPPPPPTEKHMPSPPERRETTVDVKPPPHKSPKTPHLSPPPPPTEKHMPSPPVGVKPPSHKLPKKSQPSPSPPPTDKTMQSPPVDVKPPSHKSPKTPHSSPPPPPTDKPTPSPPVDVKPPSHKSPKTPHPPPPASSSYHLVNRLPYRSLHKLRTIHRRPYISLVQLRTIHHR; encoded by the coding sequence ATGCCAGCTCCGCACCATTCATCACCGCCAGTTGAGGGAAAACCATCGGTTGATGTGAAATCACATTCGCATAAATCGCCTAAGACATCACATCCATCGCCTCCACCACCACCCACTGAGAAACATATGCCATCACCGCCAGAAAGAAGGGAAACAACAGTTGATGTGAAACCACCTCCCCATAAATCGCCTAAGACACCACATCTATCGCCTCCTCCGCCACCCACAGAGAAGCATATGCCATCACCACCAGTTGGTGTGAAACCACCTTCCCATAAATTGCCTAAGAAATCACAGCCATCGCCTTCACCGCCACCCACAGATAAGACTATGCAATCACCACCAGTTGATGTGAAACCACCTTCCCATAAATCGCCTAAGACACCACATTCATCGCCTCCACCGCCACCAACAGATAAGCCTACGCCATCACCACCAGTTGATGTGAAACCACCTTCCCATAAATCGCCTAAGACGCCACATCCACCGCCACCCGCATCGTCGTCATATCATTTGGTAAACCGTCTCCCGTACAGAAGCCTGCACAAGCTCCGCACCATCCATCGACGCCCATACATAAGCCTAGTCCAGCTCCGCACCATCCATCACCGCTAG
- the LOC124935877 gene encoding transcription initiation factor IIA large subunit-like — MATSSTSTVYIQVIEDVISKVREEFISNGGPGDSVLNELQGIWEMKMMQVGAILGPIDRSAVQKSAPGPAITPVHDLNVPYEGNDEYETPTTDLLFPPTPMQTPLPGTAQTPLPGIVQTPLPGTADSSLFSIPGGGTPISPSDYHSVNENGGVSEMKPGRPSLFMQHPSPWMNQRSPLGVDVNIAYAEGREDLERGLSNRPMTQDFLAANAGKRKRDDLASKYRGGGYIPQQDGAGDSILDDPKACKDKSTQYHIGNLEILTKGVKLFPKIPQLDGPIPDPYDDMLSTPNIYNYQGTVSEDYNIVNTPAPHDQAPTPAVITQNDVEDVDDDDEPLNENDDDDDLDDVDQGEDVNTQHLVLAQFEKVTRTKSRWKCTLKDGIMHLNNKDVLFNRANGEFEF; from the exons ATGGCGACTTCTTCGACGAGCACTGTCTACATCCAGGTGATTGAGGATGTGATCAGCAAGGTTCGAGAAGAGTTCATTAGCAACGGAGGTCCTGGTGATAGTGTCCTCAACGAACTTCAAGGA ATTTGGGAAATGAAAATGATGCAAGTTGGAGCAATACTGGGTCCTATAGATAGGTCTGCTGTGCAGAAATCAGCACCTGGACCTGCAATCACACCAGTTCATGATCTTAATGTTCCATATGAGGGGAATGATGAATATGAAACACCCACAACTGATTTACTTTTTCCACCA ACACCAATGCAAACGCCTTTGCCAGGAACTGCTCAAACACCATTACCTGGAATTGTCCAAACGCCTCTACCTGGAACAGCTGACAGCTCATTGTTCAGCATTCCTGGTGGTGGTACTCCCATATCCCCTAGTGACTATCATTCTGTTAATGAAAATGGTGGTGTATCTGAGATGAAACCTGGGAGGCCTAGCCTATTCATG CAACATCCTTCTCCCTGGATGAACCAAAGGTCCCCTTTAGGTGTCGACGTAAACATTG CATATGCAGAAGGACGGGAAGATTTGGAGAGGGGCTTGTCCAATAGGCCCATGACCCAG GATTTCCTCGCTGCGAATGCTGGAAAGCGTAAACGGGATGATTTAGCTTCTAAGTATCGTGGTGGTGGATACATACCACAACAAGATGGAGCTGGAGATTCTATCTTAGATGATCCTAAG GCATGTAAAGATAAATCAACTCAATATCACATTGGAAACCTTGAGATATTGACCAAAGGGGTAAAGTTGTTTCCAAAGATTCCTCAACTAGATGGGCCAATTCCTGATCCCTATGATGATATGCTCTCTACACCCAAT ATATACAACTATCAAGGAACTGTCAGTGAGGACTACAACATAGTCAATACACCAGCTCCCCATG ATCAAGCGCCTACTCCTGCTGTAATCACTCAaaatgatgttgaagatgttgaCGATGATGATGAACCCTTGAATGAGaatgacgatgatgatgatttggATGACGTTGATCAAGGAGAAGATGTTAATACACAACACTTAGTTTTGGCTCAGTTTGAAAAG GTTACACGAACAAAGAGCAGGTGGAAATGCACTCTCAAGGATGGCATCATGCACTTGAATAACAAGGATGTTCTCTTCAACAGG GCAAATGGAGAGTTCGAATTCTGA